The window TACGAAGTAGCCGACGGTTTGGAAGTGCGGACTGAAACCCCCAGGGTAAACAACGTTCGCCGGTTCGTTATTGAACTGCTCCTTGCACGCAACCCGGATGCGCCCGTTTTAAGAAAGATTGCTGACGGGCTTGGCGTGCAGGATACCCGTTTTAAAAAGCGGAACAAAGGATGCATCCTCTGCGGTCAGTGCGTACGGACCTGCCGGGAAGTGGTCGGTGTTTCGGCCATCGGATTCAAAGGCCGGGGTGTGACCAGACAGGTATCCACTCCTTTCGGAGAATCTCCCGTGGACTGCATTGCCTGCGGATCATGCTCATACATCTGCCCTGTCAAGGTCATTCCTTTAAAAGAAGAAAACGGTGTCAGGGAGATCTGGAAAACCAAGTTTGAACTTAAGAAATGCAAAAAATGCGGGCGTTATTTTGCGCCGGTCAAACAGCTTGAATATTTCAGCAAGATTACAAAACTTCCCAAGGAACATTTCGAAATATGCCTCGATTGCCGTTAACCATAGGAGAACTTTAGATCAAGGAGAAGGACAATGGAATCGCTTAATGTATATTCATCCCGATTGGTAACCAAAAAAGAATACTTCGTTCCCGGTCACCGGGCCTGTCAGGGCTGCGCCGAGGCTTTATCCGTCAGGATGGTTGCCAAGGCTCTGGGCAACAACGTGATCGTAGCCAGCGCCACCGGGTGTATGGAAATAATCTCCACGCCCCTGCCGTTTACCAACTGGAGGGTCCCCTGGATCCACGTGGCTTTTGAAAATGCAGCCGCAGTACTTTCAGGCGCCGAATCAGGAGTTAAAGCTTTAGCCAGAAAAGGCAAGCTCGTTGATAAGGGTACTGTATTTCTCGGAATGGGCGGCGACGGAGCAACCAGTGACATAGGCCTTCAATCCCTGTCCGGGGCTTTTGAAAGAGGACATGACTTTTTATATGTGTGTTATGACAACGAAGCTTATATGAATACAGGCATTCAAAGGTCTTCGGCAACTCCCTTCGGCGCTTCCACCACAACCTCGCCTGCCGGAAAAGTAAAGGCGGGACAGATGACCTGGAAGAAAAACATGCCGGAAATAGCGGTTGCCCATAATATACCTTATGTGGCCACAGCCTGCGCCAGCTACCCGTTTGACCTTCTTCGCAAGGTTGAAAAAGCGGCTCAGAAAAAGGGTCCGGCTTATGTGCATATTCTCTCCGTCTGCCCGACGGGCTGGAGAATACCTCCTGACAAGGCCATTTGGATCGGACGGCTGGCCGTGGAAAGCGGGGTCTTCCCCCTGTACGAAGTGGAAGACGGCAAGTACCGGATAACGCATGACGTGCCTGAATTAAAACCCGTCATCGACTACCTGAAGCCACAGGGGAGGTTCCGCCACCTGACTCCTGATTTAATCTCGCAGATCCAGGAAAGGGTAACAGCGGACTATAACAAGCT of the Desulfotomaculum sp. genome contains:
- a CDS encoding (2Fe-2S)-binding protein yields the protein MVTVTINEREITAPAGSTILDAARDANIYIPSLCSNEELTPYGACRLCMVEIGSREKPKLVASCIYEVADGLEVRTETPRVNNVRRFVIELLLARNPDAPVLRKIADGLGVQDTRFKKRNKGCILCGQCVRTCREVVGVSAIGFKGRGVTRQVSTPFGESPVDCIACGSCSYICPVKVIPLKEENGVREIWKTKFELKKCKKCGRYFAPVKQLEYFSKITKLPKEHFEICLDCR
- a CDS encoding pyruvate synthase subunit beta; this translates as MESLNVYSSRLVTKKEYFVPGHRACQGCAEALSVRMVAKALGNNVIVASATGCMEIISTPLPFTNWRVPWIHVAFENAAAVLSGAESGVKALARKGKLVDKGTVFLGMGGDGATSDIGLQSLSGAFERGHDFLYVCYDNEAYMNTGIQRSSATPFGASTTTSPAGKVKAGQMTWKKNMPEIAVAHNIPYVATACASYPFDLLRKVEKAAQKKGPAYVHILSVCPTGWRIPPDKAIWIGRLAVESGVFPLYEVEDGKYRITHDVPELKPVIDYLKPQGRFRHLTPDLISQIQERVTADYNKLKMKAQL